Genomic window (Rhododendron vialii isolate Sample 1 chromosome 4a, ASM3025357v1):
TAATGTAACGTGGTTTTAGTTGTGGTTTATATTGGTCGTAGGAGTCAAATGTATAGTTTCCTATTTAGCAGTTTAGTTGGCATAGGAGATCTCTGAAGGCCATACCGGCTATATAAATTATGGAGAATTTCATTAAGCATCCAAAGCCATTTTATAGTTGTATGAGGCAATTAAGCCCCAAGTGCGATGCTAAGGCTTCTAGGAGTGATTCCAAGAGTTTTCTAGTCACTCTATAGCATTACAGCCAGATCAGTTTAAAGCTCTAAGTTGCCCCTTATAACAAGTCCAACAAGTAATCTTTCAGAACCATTATAGATTATACTCTATCAGCATACTTAGGACCATATGTCCATCTTCACTATGTCGTACCACCTGTGGGGTCAGCTTTTGCACTTGTAAGGTGAAACAGGAGTCAATGATGAGCCCATCACATTCTCCTGAAGTTAAAGCCTAAGAGCATTCGCAAtagtaataatcaaaaccaacaaccaaaatgtgtcacgtcagcatttgattatccatttcaGCCATTGTCAATCTCCATTCAGAAGATCATCCATCACTGATCTTGATTCAAGAAAGATTGCATAACCAATATCCTGTCAAAGATCTCCTATCGAAAGTGATCCAGTATAACTTCCACGTGCTCTCAAAACAGGCGAACTAGAGATGAGGGGCATCAAGGTCCTCGATCCATCCCGTTGGGTGGCTCCATGTTAACTAGTCTTAGGATGAGAGGCATGTAGACCAAGATAAAGACCTATGTAACCTATCCTGAGATACGACTCCTGAAGTCTATTATGGTTTAGTACAAGGGCAGAAAACCTCTGGAGTACAGAACCGATGAGATTACGCCACCGGTCTGAGGTGCGCTCCCCCGAGTCTCTTGCCCCTGATAGAAAGGGATCCCTTCACCGACCACAAACATCAAGACGCCTTGAGACTTCACGCTCTAAGGCTCTCTAACAGTGCAAGGCATCAACAGCGCCACCCTCTCTATCTCTAAGAGGGCTTTAGCGCTCTCCTTCTGCACCTCTGGAGATCTCCAGCCAGCACAAATGCCACCATCTTCCTATAAGGCCCACTCTAGCCACCTCACCACCCCTGGCACCCCCTATTCATAGCAtagaaccaaaaattaaatgTCGACTCCGCTACCGCCTACCAGAGTAATGTCTAGAACGCAGTAACAACCCCAAAGCGTTCGCCAAAACGTCTTACTTTCATCCTCAAAGCCCACTTCCTAGAACAGTAAAATCCCCATATTCTACCACCCAGCTTTTAAAATATAGATAAGCTCAAATTTTCTGCTGGTATAATTGAGTTTGGGGTGACCACTTGTATGAGACTGCACCCTGAACAACTTTTCACATTAATTTGTTTTCCATCAGCAGATTTAGCACATACAGAATCAGAAGATGGATGCAGAACAACAAATCATGCTTAAATATCGTGATGAGAATCACCACATGCAGAATCAGAAGATGAATGCAAACAATCTTTGTCCCTCTTATGAAATGTAATATCAATTCCATATCATGCATAAGTAACCGTGATGAGCCAGAAATCTGGAAGAATCTCAAAATAAACAAGTTAACTACTGCAAGCGTCTAAATTCGCAaagaatcaaaacaaacaaagtgaGGGATATAGTACATAAAAATGGTAGGGTGCACACACCTTTTCAGCTCCAGTGGCATCATCAATTACACAATTTTCTCTTAAGCAAACCCACATGGCGTCCAGATCATCAGCATTTAGCAAAAGATCGGATTGCTTCTGCACATGTGCAATGATAACTACACTTAGCTATTGCCGATGGAATCTCAAATAAAACCACATAACCAATAGCACAACGGAATGAAAAGCCTACTGAAATTTGTACAGCCTAATACTATCAATATTAAAAAACTGAtctaggaaaagaacaaaaaaatggcGATATGGAATCCCAAATCCCAACATACACCATAAAGACAGAATCTGCTTTACCATACTTGCTTCAATCGCCAAAAAGATGAAATGCTTTAAGTCATGATAGATAGCAAAAGTACATCAACCGATGGAAGAAGTGTAAGCGATACCTTCAAAAACCGATATTTAGCCAGCCTCTGGACCCTGTTACTGATGGACCCTTCTTCAGGTTTCTTACGAAGGGGGAGTagttaaacaaaagaaaacgagTCAAAATAAAGTATTTGGAAAACTATattaaccaaacaaacaaattcatAGGCGGATAGTGGATGTTTACCCTTCAGTAATTACAACAGAGGTATATTGCAAGTAAATAtcagaaataaagaaaaggaaaaaaaaaaaactgacaagCGTCTGAAGAAAAACAAGCACCAAGAAAGGTAGCAAAATTACTAGTGTTTCTTTCTAGCTGGGCACAGAGTCTGTAATAACTCCATTTCCAGAGGAACAATGAGAATGCTTACCTTCTTATAGAAACTCGGTATGGTACCAGCTTCAGCACTCTTTTGCTGCTTCTCTTTGaaaatatcaaataagattctcTTTGTCTCGAGCTCTGTAGATAAAAATCCCaatgtatatttatatattgcACGACAACATATACTGACAGTAACCTAGGTCATGTTTGCATCATCAGTGTAATTTTACTAGTACATGCATGAACTGCTTATATCTGTAAGGATATGGTGAAATGCCATTTGAGAAACTCAAAGGATTGCAGGATCAAGGAACCAAGGACCTGCAACCCTcgaaaagggaaacaaaattgTAAGGTCATACATTAATCTGAACAATCAAGCGGCGCAATCCGAAGGCAAAAGGCTCCTAACAATCAGTGAAGGGCTTCACCAGGTCAATGCAAATCTATCAGATGAACTCAAAATGCTTCACCGCCTCTCCTCACGAGGGGTAAAACGCATTTCCCTGCACACATGCCAGTCAATACACTGGCAATTATAAAGCAACACAACCATTTCTTGGCCCCCGGGGTATGTGACTTAAGCAAATGGAACGTCCACAATTCATCTAAAGGTGATGGACAATTAACAACCCAAGAATGGGGTAAAACGCTTTTCCCTGCACACATGCCAGTCAATACACTGGCAATTATAAAGCAACACAACCATTTCTTGGTCCCCCGGGGTATGTGGCTTAAGCAAATGGGACGTCCACAATTCTTCTAAAGGTGATGGACAATTAACAACCCAAGAATGGAAATTCAAAAAAGTGACAATTTAAGAAATATGAAATAGACAAAGGGCATGGAccagaagagagaaaagggatGGACCCAATACTAATATTGAGCTTCTAGGGCTAGCTTTCGCGCAACTCGGACTAATCCTTACAGCAACTCCCACAGCAATTTCACACGCTAACGTGTGGGGGTGAGCCGGTGAGGTGGCTCCAAGAGTTGCTCGCAAGGAGAATCGGACCTGAAAACTTAGAATGAAGGAAAAAACCTAGTTGAAAAAGGCATTGTCTTGCTTCCATTTATGCACGTGTTTGTTAACCTAGACTTGAATTCCGtactaaataaacaaaataaacataCTTAGGGGGCTTTTccgctaaactaaatggacGGCACATGTTTATAAAGATTTCTAGGCAGGTCATTCTCTTCACATACATGTGACTAAAATACCAATtagcggaaacaacttgactgtTGTCATTAGCTCTGTAGGATTAGCTCTGTAGGCTGATAATATCGCAGAAACGCACCCTGAATGCCCATATGCATAAATATAAACAAATGGAGAATTAAACAGAGAAAAAATACAGACCCATCAAGGCTTCAGAGCCGAGTCCGGCGCCTGTCCCGATGTACCGGCGGAGGTTTCGGACCCACAACATTGAAGACGGCGGCGGAATCTTCCTCGGCGCCGATGATAAGTGGCCTTCGCCATCGCTGGACCCGCTGTACATTGCTTCTAACCGCCCCTGATCTTAGTCTTTTACTACGAGCTTAAAATTCAGACACGGATCGATCTAAGTAGAGTTCGACGCCCCAAAAACCCTAGAAGAAGAGGCATTGGGTACTGGTTTTTCGAAACCCTAGCTCTCTCCCTAGTCTTGTTTGATCAATTGAGTCTTCAGGTATTGGACGCTCGTAGACTAGAGAGAGATCAtggactagagagagagacaggatggggttttttatttgttttctggtCCTACTGCTCCGTGAGGAAGTTATCGAGTAATTGAAAAGTTCTCCCTTATTTTTATACGATATAACTTTTAAACCCCAATGAAATTTCTAAGGGTATATTTTGAActtgtgaaaagaaaagaattaatAAGAAGAGAAGATTGTTTAGAAATAAAGTGTTAAGAAAAAATGTAGAAGAAAATATATTGTGTTGTATTATtgttattactattattatctTTTCTACCATCATTCATTAGGATTTATCAATAAGCAACTTTGGTTGCAATTTTTTCTTCATCATCCTTTTGGGTAACcaactgtttttcttttatttttgtattttaaattttttaaactttataTGTTTGTTAACCCTCTTGTCTGATGGAAAGAACGAGTCATTACAATTGCTTCTTCCTTTTATGATGGACCAAGAGAGATAAAGGAAGCTGCAAAAACTTTTTGATAGGAAAAAGGCTTATGACAAGAAAGGctcatttccttttccttttgcaCCCTTGTCACGATTAAGCAATCCTCTTCATACAATTCATCCATCCGCTACAATAATGAATGAGTTCTAAAGTCCGTTTGCAACATTGTCCAGTTGGCTTCCCTCTTTGGGCAACTTTTATGATAATCTTCTTCGCTAAGGCGATATGAGGTTGGAGCAAAAATGATATGGAGCCTAAAAGCTCCATTGTTGGATAAATAGTTGTTTCTTTGGAAATTACTCATCATGTTCTTTTGAAAACTAATCCATCCGCCAATAATTGTCTATTTACCATTGGGCCAACTAGCCTAATAGACATCCAGAAATGACAAAAAAGATGGTTAACGGTCCCAAAGCCATAGTTAGACCAATGCCATGGAAGGCTCGTTCTATCTTGGTTCGACACTCTTTTCCATTGAACTCGCTAATAGAGAAGGGTGGTACCCAAAGCACATCCTATTTCATTTCGAAAAGCGAGACCCAGAAGAAACAGCCCAGACCGCTATAACACCATCTCAATTCTCACCCAAGGAAGATTTTTCACTTTCCAAATCTTCTGGCGGCCATACGGAATTATCAGTAACATCACGGGTATCCAGTGTAATTTATCCATCCGAcaacagtctctctctctctctctctctctctcttatctgGTTCTATCTCATCACTTGGAGCTGCAACAATGGCGTCCACCATACCCATACGCTTCTCGCCACAAGCCCTTGCCCGCCCCAACACTCGAAACCCCAACAAACCCCTCCCCAAAAAGCCCCCCTCCAAGTCCCAGCCCAACCCCAACAACCATCGCAACCGCCGCCGCAAATTCCCCCCGCCGTCTCTCTCCACctccggcggcggcggcgacgcCACCACCTACACCCGCCTCCCTCCCAGAGACGACTTCGTCCTCCCTTCGTTCGACTCTCCACCTCACTCTTCGGCCGTTGTCAAGCTATCCGACTTCGACGTGGCAGCTCCGACGACCTCCGGTGACGTCATCGAGAGTGAAGATGACGAGTTAAGAAGTAATTTAGGGTTTGATTACGGTAAATTCGAATTATTCGAGGTGAATTCTGAttccgaggaggaggaggaggaggaggaggaggactaTGACCTTAAATTAATGGGTATCGTTCTCACTATTTTTTTGGCTCGACTAATTCTGGatgtatttttgttgttttttcttattCGTTACTAGATTGGGGGTCAAGTTTTTGGTCGACCAAAAGTTGCGAATAAAGTCGAGAAGCGTCTTAGATGATTTTTTAATTCAACTTTGATCTATATTTGagtactttttcgatttctctcgtcgggagaaacaaaacaattaattcAGTATCGAATATAAATCGTAAAATATAAATGTtagcgaaaaataaatttaggcGAAACTCACTCTCTGTTGATCATGGGGTGAAATTCTAGGTTTTGAAGGGAGAGAAGAAGGGATTGAAGGAGGAGAAGAAGTGAGGGAGAAGGAGAAAGGAGTGCCGGCGGTGATGAGATGTTTCGACAGGGCGAAGATCTTTGTTAAGGCTGGGGACGGTGGGAACGGAGTGGTGGCATTTCGCCGTGAAAAATACGTGCCGATGGGTGGGCCATCGGGTGGGGACGGAGGGAGGGGAGGGAACGTGTACATAGAAGTCGACGGGTCGATGAATTCATTGTTGCCATTTAGGCAGAGCGTGCATTTTAGGGGAGGGAGGGGGGATCACGGGCAAGGGAGGAAGATGAATGGGGCCAAGGGGGAGGATGTGGTGGTGAAGGTGGCACCGGGGACTGTGATTAGGGAAGCTGTTGAGGGTgacgagggagagagaggggaaggagAGGTGCTTTTGGAGCTGTTGTATCCGGGGCAGAGGGCTTTGTTGTTGCccggaggaagaggagggagaggaaaTGCTGCTTTCAAGACGGGGACTAATAAGGTACCAAGGATTGCAGAGAACGGAGAGCAGGGTCCAGAAATGTAAGCCTTTTCTACTTGTCTAACTGCTTTTTCTTGATTCTTGAAGTTTGCATCTATGAAGATGTGTAAGACAGGCATTCGGTATATTTAAATAGTTACATTTTGATTGTGGTAAATTCCATGGCTCACTTAAAAGGTTTGTGGATAAATTGTGGTTATAATAGCTTATATAATTCAGCTGTTATTTTGATATACAGTGCCAACGTGAACAACTAGTTTTTATATAATGTGAAGTATTTCTATTTGGTAAAGTACTggcactgtgaattactccaTCCGAGCCCATTAGAAGATTTAGATGTAATCCTGCCAATGACATTAGTATCTCATATCCAAAGTTAAACGTGCATTGATTGGCACTTTGAAACACTGGCAATTTTTGGAGGTCAGATCAGTCACACTTGCAAAATCCCCTGCTCCATTCGGTATTGCATTTGGAACTGAACATGTCAAAGTCTTGGATCCACTAGAATTTTGATAGCAAGACTCACTTGTGGAACTGTAACTTTTATGTTGTTAGGACATGTGATAATACGTGTTACGGTGGTGCATTACGTTTAATGTTAATGAATACCGAATTACTTGTATAGAGTTTCCATGGTTTGCGGAAGACTTTCAGGTTCTTAACTAACATTAATGTGTTAGAATTTTGCTTGTATGCTCATTTGGAACACTAGTGATTTTGATCAGGTGGTTGGAGTTAGAGCTGAAGTTGGTAGCCGATGTTGGAATCATAGGTGCTCCAAATGCAGGGAAAAGCACACTTCTTAGTGTTGTTAGTGCTGCTCAACCAGCTATTGCAAATTATCCTTTTACAACTTTACTTCCAAATCTCGGCGTCGTCTCATTCGGCTATGATACCACAATGGTTGTAGCAGATCTCCCAGGTTTACTTGAAGGAGCCCACCGAGGTTTTGGTTTAGGCCATGAGTTTCTCCGCCACACTGAACGATGTTCTGCTCTGGTATAAACCCTGTTCATTTCAAATCAGTAAGCACTTGTCTTATTGCAGTTTCAACAGCCAGTTTTCGGTAATGCTTTCCAATTAA
Coding sequences:
- the LOC131322089 gene encoding GTP-binding protein OBGC, chloroplastic isoform X1; translation: MASTIPIRFSPQALARPNTRNPNKPLPKKPPSKSQPNPNNHRNRRRKFPPPSLSTSGGGGDATTYTRLPPRDDFVLPSFDSPPHSSAVVKLSDFDVAAPTTSGDVIESEDDELRSNLGFDYGKFELFEVNSDSEEEEEEEEEDYDLKLMGFEGREEGIEGGEEVREKEKGVPAVMRCFDRAKIFVKAGDGGNGVVAFRREKYVPMGGPSGGDGGRGGNVYIEVDGSMNSLLPFRQSVHFRGGRGDHGQGRKMNGAKGEDVVVKVAPGTVIREAVEGDEGERGEGEVLLELLYPGQRALLLPGGRGGRGNAAFKTGTNKVPRIAENGEQGPEMWLELELKLVADVGIIGAPNAGKSTLLSVVSAAQPAIANYPFTTLLPNLGVVSFGYDTTMVVADLPGLLEGAHRGFGLGHEFLRHTERCSALVHVVDGSSQQPEYEFDAVRLELELFNPELAEKPYLVAYNKMDLPEASERWSTFKKKLQALGIEPFCMSAVKSEGTHEVICAAYELVRKRIEDNKEGWTDPVNLNYVADMVKKQRTAAVDQFEISHDSSTNTWHVNGSGLQRFVQMTNWRYIDSERRFQYVLEACGVYKSLTNLGIKEGDTVVVGEMEMVWHDSADGSPTNLRKGSTHSIRWPQWK
- the LOC131322089 gene encoding GTP-binding protein OBGC, chloroplastic isoform X2, giving the protein MASTIPIRFSPQALARPNTRNPNKPLPKKPPSKSQPNPNNHRNRRRKFPPPSLSTSGGGGDATTYTRLPPRDDFVLPSFDSPPHSSAVVKLSDFDVAAPTTSGDVIESEDDELRSNLGFDYGKFELFEVNSDSEEEEEEEEEDYDLKLMGFEGREEGIEGGEEVREKEKGVPAVMRCFDRAKIFVKAGDGGNGVVAFRREKYVPMGGPSGGDGGRGGNVYIEVDGSMNSLLPFRQSVHFRGGRGDHGQGRKMNGAKGEDVVVKVAPGTVIREAVEGDEGERGEGEVLLELLYPGQRALLLPGGRGGRGNAAFKTGTNKVPRIAENGEQGPEMWLELELKLVADVGIIGAPNAGKSTLLSVVSAAQPAIANYPFTTLLPNLGVVSFGYDTTMVVADLPGLLEGAHRGFGLGHEFLRHTERCSALVHVVDGSSQQPEYEFDAVRLELELFNPELAEKPYLVAYNKMDLPEASERWSTFKKKLQALGIEPFCMSAVKSEGTHEVICAAYELVRKRIEDNKEGWTDPVNLNYVADMVKKQRTAAVDQFEISHDSSTNTWHVNGSGLQRFVQMTNWRHVRTHTCRY